From Hyla sarda isolate aHylSar1 chromosome 5, aHylSar1.hap1, whole genome shotgun sequence, a single genomic window includes:
- the CRH gene encoding corticoliberin codes for MKFQVSVCMGILLVALLPCQECRAFSKPPVSSAGAPPPLLSEYQPFLLRMGEEYFLRLGNLHKYPPSSLLGASRLQDPSSGNFVRALQQLQPQQWGGQQQQRAGVLEGADSPPYSVQEEPTERGKRAEEPPISLDLTFHLLREVLEMARAEQIAQQAHSNRKLMDIIGK; via the coding sequence ATGAAGTTCCAGGTGTCGGTGTGTATGGGGATCCTCTTGGTCGCCCTCCTCCCCTGCCAGGAGTGCAGAGCCTTCAGCAAACCTCCAGTCTCCTCTGCTGGGGCTCCCCCTCCTCTTCTGTCTGAGTACCAGCCCTTTTTACTTCGTATGGGAGAAGAATATTTCCTCCGCCTGGGGAACCTCCACAAGTATCCCCCAAGTTCTTTACTAGGAGCAAGCCGCCTCCAAGACCCTTCCTCAGGTAACTTTGTCAGGGCTTTGCAGCAGCTGCAGCCTCAGCAGTGGGGtgggcagcagcagcagagagCTGGGGTCCTTGAAGGAGCAGATTCCCCCCCATACAGTGTCCAGGAGGAACCTACAGAAAGAGGCAAACGAGCCGAGGAGCCTCCCATATCCTTGGATCTCACTTTCCATCTGCTCCGGGAGGTCTTGGAAATGGCCAGAGCTGAACAGATAGCCCAGCAAGCCCACAGCAATAGGAAACTGATGGACATCATTGGGAAATAA